One genomic window of Halorubrum hochsteinianum includes the following:
- a CDS encoding SDR family oxidoreductase, which translates to MALAAPDLSGSTAFITGTTRGIGKRIALALADHGCDVVSTGKTTDDDDTELEGSIEQTAREVRERGAEALALELNLRDEDRVEAVVEEAIDHFGEIDIVINNASAIQLANVADLPADRFDLLTDVNVRGSHLVAHAFADHLAEQDGAWLLSNSPPVVTDRSPGKAPYAWSKLGMSFIALSLAEELSADDVGCNTFWPVTTIDTRATRYFGLGTEDDWRSPEIVSNAVLEILARDPAECTGNSFYDEELLREAGVDDFSEYNLTDGDPAPMSARMFDTEFEREE; encoded by the coding sequence ATGGCACTCGCAGCGCCCGACCTCTCGGGCTCGACGGCGTTCATCACGGGGACGACTCGCGGCATCGGAAAGCGGATCGCGCTCGCGCTCGCCGACCACGGCTGTGACGTGGTCTCGACCGGGAAGACGACCGACGACGACGACACCGAACTGGAGGGGTCGATCGAGCAGACGGCCCGCGAGGTGCGCGAGCGCGGGGCCGAGGCGCTCGCGCTCGAACTGAACCTCCGCGACGAGGACCGGGTCGAGGCCGTCGTCGAGGAGGCGATCGACCACTTCGGGGAGATCGACATCGTGATCAACAACGCGAGCGCGATCCAGCTGGCGAACGTCGCCGACCTGCCGGCCGACCGGTTCGACTTGCTGACCGACGTGAACGTCCGCGGCAGCCACCTCGTCGCGCACGCGTTCGCGGACCACCTCGCGGAGCAGGACGGGGCGTGGCTCCTGTCGAACTCGCCGCCGGTCGTGACCGACCGCTCGCCGGGGAAAGCGCCGTACGCGTGGTCGAAACTCGGGATGTCGTTCATCGCGCTCTCGCTCGCCGAGGAGCTGAGCGCCGACGACGTGGGCTGTAACACGTTCTGGCCCGTGACGACGATCGACACCCGCGCGACCCGCTACTTCGGGCTCGGGACCGAGGACGACTGGCGCAGCCCGGAGATCGTCTCCAACGCGGTGCTGGAGATCCTCGCGCGCGACCCCGCCGAGTGTACGGGCAACAGCTTCTACGACGAGGAGCTGCTCCGCGAGGCGGGCGTGGACGACTTCTCCGAGTACAACCTCACCGACGGCGACCCGGCACCGATGTCCGCGCGTATGTTCGACACGGAGTTCGAGCGCGAGGAGTGA
- a CDS encoding IS5 family transposase, with amino-acid sequence MGRLRNLAQAFHEFATTHVEEPDVPAVADGDDGYDKSTKIGLLLLKEEVNKPLRQFEDYLNEMPGILDVFDLEKSPDFTSFSVWDGEFPMQELRRLLRRSAEQAGLSGTASIDASGFQRDQASSHYRNRVGYSFNAMKTTLLVDTESLAIMDAHFTTKKAYDGHIGLQVFRRNAEDLQALLADKMYSWSDLREACREASTRPVIKHCEQNALKKAHNARIDDDVYNQRSMSETVFAMLKDDGDEIRSRSWHGQFRELTRKCIVHNLTQAAS; translated from the coding sequence ATGGGACGGCTCAGGAACCTTGCACAGGCGTTTCACGAGTTTGCCACGACCCATGTAGAAGAGCCAGACGTACCCGCCGTCGCCGACGGCGACGACGGGTACGACAAGTCCACGAAGATCGGCCTCCTCTTGCTCAAAGAGGAGGTCAACAAACCGCTCCGGCAGTTTGAGGACTACCTGAACGAGATGCCGGGGATCCTCGACGTGTTCGACCTTGAGAAATCGCCTGACTTCACGTCGTTTAGCGTGTGGGACGGTGAATTTCCGATGCAAGAGTTGCGCCGCCTGCTCCGCCGGTCAGCGGAGCAGGCGGGGCTGTCGGGAACTGCGTCGATTGATGCCAGTGGCTTCCAGCGCGATCAAGCCAGCTCACACTACCGAAATCGCGTTGGCTACTCGTTCAATGCCATGAAGACGACGCTGCTCGTTGACACGGAGTCACTGGCCATCATGGATGCCCATTTCACGACGAAGAAAGCCTATGACGGCCACATTGGGCTGCAGGTCTTTCGGCGCAACGCCGAAGACCTGCAGGCACTGCTGGCCGACAAGATGTACTCGTGGAGCGATCTCCGAGAAGCCTGTCGTGAAGCATCAACTCGTCCAGTGATCAAACATTGTGAGCAAAATGCGCTCAAGAAGGCTCACAACGCCCGAATTGACGATGATGTCTACAATCAGCGGTCAATGAGTGAGACGGTGTTTGCCATGCTGAAGGACGACGGCGACGAGATCCGCTCCCGGAGCTGGCATGGCCAGTTCCGGGAGCTTACGCGCAAGTGCATCGTGCATAACCTGACGCAGGCGGCGAGTTAG
- a CDS encoding type IV pilin yields the protein MKPSNQSNAEDRAVSPVIGVILMVAITVILAAVIGTFVLGLGDQLGDTAPQASFTIDGNTTDVINVTKTGGQSIDGGDLVLSVDGERVNESIGGGPWETGQQRQISKDDGTSFDGGEAVVRIIHDPSGNAIFERTYDFN from the coding sequence ATGAAACCAAGCAATCAATCCAACGCAGAAGACAGGGCAGTAAGTCCCGTCATCGGCGTTATCCTCATGGTCGCGATCACTGTCATCCTGGCGGCCGTTATCGGGACGTTCGTTCTCGGACTCGGCGATCAGTTAGGTGACACCGCGCCGCAGGCGAGTTTCACGATTGACGGTAACACAACAGACGTTATCAATGTAACAAAAACCGGTGGTCAGTCGATCGATGGTGGTGACCTTGTACTCTCCGTAGACGGTGAGAGGGTCAACGAATCCATCGGCGGAGGACCTTGGGAGACCGGACAACAGAGGCAAATATCTAAGGATGACGGAACCAGTTTTGATGGCGGCGAAGCAGTAGTCCGGATCATCCACGACCCGAGTGGGAACGCGATCTTCGAGCGTACCTACGACTTCAACTAG
- a CDS encoding type IV pilin, translating to MKPSNQSNADDRAVSPVIGVILMVAITVILAAVIGTFVLGLGDQLGDTAPQASFSVDNVELNESSDDVNVSITKTGGQDLDPSQITVSIDGTRSGTVADGSGLTDTWQSGTTAGIGPIGSGYGSDDTVEVRLIHDPSGNAIFEDTATVS from the coding sequence ATGAAACCAAGCAATCAGTCGAACGCGGACGACAGGGCAGTGAGTCCCGTTATCGGCGTCATCCTCATGGTCGCTATCACGGTGATTCTGGCGGCCGTCATCGGGACGTTCGTACTCGGGCTCGGCGACCAGTTGGGCGACACCGCGCCGCAGGCGAGTTTTTCAGTAGATAACGTGGAGCTAAACGAGAGTTCTGATGACGTGAACGTCAGCATCACGAAAACCGGCGGTCAGGACTTAGATCCGAGTCAGATCACGGTTTCCATCGACGGCACGAGAAGCGGAACCGTCGCGGACGGGTCCGGGCTGACAGACACCTGGCAGAGCGGGACCACAGCAGGCATCGGACCGATCGGAAGCGGGTACGGCAGCGACGACACGGTGGAAGTCAGGCTCATCCACGACCCAAGCGGGAACGCGATATTTGAGGACACGGCAACGGTCAGCTAA
- a CDS encoding Gfo/Idh/MocA family protein, producing MSTPTAAADRLEFGVLGTAGIARKAVIPAIAASDHSVGAVASRDADRAERFADENAIPRSYGTYEALLDDDALDAVYVPLPNGRHAEWTKRAADAGLDVLCEKPLAADADEARSVVDRCDERGVTLMEAFMYRYHPRTERAVDLAATELDDVRTVTATFRFPLYDRPNDVRLDPDLAGGSLMDVGCYPVSLARTVLGTPDRAYAHAGDTRDAGVDTELAGVLAYDDGRSARVACGFDTQLVQRYRIDATNGWIEVERAFDAPTDEAVELTYEIDGRRGVETFPAVDQYRLQVEHFADRVADGTAPLTDGSEAVANMRIVDALAESAAEGGPVDC from the coding sequence ATGAGCACTCCGACGGCTGCGGCGGACCGACTCGAATTCGGCGTCCTCGGCACCGCGGGGATCGCCCGCAAGGCGGTGATCCCGGCGATCGCCGCGAGCGACCACTCCGTCGGCGCGGTGGCGTCCCGGGACGCCGACCGCGCGGAACGGTTCGCGGACGAGAACGCGATCCCCCGCAGCTACGGCACCTACGAGGCGCTCCTCGACGACGACGCGCTCGACGCGGTGTACGTCCCGCTCCCGAACGGACGCCACGCCGAGTGGACGAAACGCGCCGCGGACGCCGGGCTGGACGTCCTCTGCGAGAAGCCGCTGGCCGCCGACGCCGACGAGGCCCGGTCGGTCGTCGACCGCTGCGACGAGCGCGGGGTCACGCTGATGGAGGCGTTCATGTACCGGTATCACCCCCGCACCGAGCGCGCCGTCGACCTCGCGGCGACCGAACTCGACGACGTCCGCACGGTGACCGCGACGTTCCGGTTCCCGCTGTACGACCGCCCGAACGACGTGCGGCTCGACCCCGACCTCGCGGGCGGCTCGCTGATGGACGTGGGCTGTTACCCCGTCTCGCTGGCCCGGACCGTCCTCGGCACGCCGGACCGGGCGTACGCCCACGCCGGCGACACGCGGGACGCGGGCGTCGACACCGAGCTCGCGGGCGTGCTGGCGTACGACGACGGCCGGTCGGCCCGGGTCGCCTGCGGGTTCGACACGCAACTCGTCCAGCGGTATCGGATCGACGCGACGAACGGCTGGATCGAGGTCGAGCGGGCCTTCGACGCCCCGACCGACGAGGCGGTGGAACTCACCTACGAGATCGACGGTCGACGCGGCGTCGAGACGTTCCCCGCGGTCGACCAGTACCGGCTTCAGGTCGAGCACTTCGCCGACCGCGTCGCCGACGGGACCGCGCCGCTCACCGACGGGAGCGAGGCCGTCGCGAACATGCGGATCGTCGACGCGCTCGCGGAGAGCGCCGCCGAGGGCGGTCCCGTCGACTGCTGA